A single window of Actinoallomurus bryophytorum DNA harbors:
- a CDS encoding alpha-hydroxy acid oxidase translates to MTGLARFERRARELLDPVHYDFFAGGAGDEVALADNEEAFGRLALLPRILRDTTGGSTAVTLLGDACEMPIFVSPTAFHRLAHPGGERATARATAAAGTVLVTGTAATTPVADVVAEAREIREDATVWFQLYLQPDPEVTAALVRRAERAGCTALVVTADSPVFGRRGRDDRNGFHDLPPGLYAENMRDLPGGADRVRPIEMSGAFTWEHLDRLRARTDLPIVVKGVLHPEDARLALRHGVDAVLVSNHGGRQLDVAPATVDALPAVAEAVRGRIPVLLDGGIRSGADAVMALALGATAVGVGRPVLWGLAAGGEKGVGEVLELLRDELVHTMALCGAASPGDLTGDLVTRRGAPR, encoded by the coding sequence ATGACGGGGCTCGCCCGGTTCGAGCGGCGCGCCAGGGAGCTCCTCGACCCGGTGCACTACGACTTCTTCGCCGGTGGAGCGGGGGACGAAGTCGCGCTGGCCGACAACGAGGAGGCGTTCGGCAGGCTGGCGCTCCTGCCCCGCATCCTCCGTGACACCACGGGCGGATCGACCGCGGTGACCCTGCTGGGCGATGCCTGCGAGATGCCGATCTTCGTCTCGCCCACGGCGTTCCACCGGCTCGCCCATCCCGGCGGTGAGCGCGCGACCGCGCGGGCGACCGCGGCGGCGGGCACCGTCCTGGTCACCGGAACGGCCGCCACCACGCCCGTCGCGGACGTCGTCGCGGAGGCGCGCGAGATCCGCGAGGACGCCACGGTGTGGTTCCAGCTCTACCTGCAACCTGACCCCGAGGTCACGGCCGCGCTGGTCCGCCGGGCCGAACGCGCCGGGTGCACCGCCCTTGTGGTCACCGCGGACTCGCCGGTGTTCGGCCGCCGGGGCCGCGACGACCGCAACGGCTTCCACGACCTGCCGCCGGGGCTGTATGCCGAGAACATGCGCGACCTGCCCGGCGGCGCGGACCGCGTACGCCCGATCGAGATGTCCGGCGCCTTCACATGGGAGCACCTCGACCGCCTGCGGGCACGTACGGACCTGCCGATCGTGGTCAAGGGCGTCCTGCATCCCGAGGACGCGCGGCTGGCACTGCGGCACGGCGTCGACGCGGTGCTCGTGTCCAACCACGGCGGCCGCCAGCTCGACGTCGCCCCCGCGACCGTGGACGCCCTGCCGGCGGTGGCCGAGGCCGTACGCGGCCGGATCCCCGTGCTGCTCGACGGCGGCATCCGGTCCGGCGCCGACGCCGTCATGGCACTCGCGCTGGGCGCCACGGCGGTCGGCGTGGGACGCCCCGTCCTGTGGGGCCTGGCCGCCGGAGGAGAGAAGGGCGTCGGCGAGGTCCTGGAACTCCTGCGCGACGAGCTCGTGCACACGATGGCGCTGTGCGGCGCCGCGTCGCCCGGCGACCTGACCGGCGATCTGGTCACGCGGCGAGGGGCGCCACGGTGA
- a CDS encoding cytochrome P450 has product MRSLLGAGAAGVALWVVQRWLPRSVVALRVSIFTRVNGDDEVTLPGELGGVAAGSEVFERVYADPAANGRSRGAALSDLFWYWLAPGPEVHQEHLEAGPRYDEVARTTREILSMPTRSIEDLAAGATERVLRELPGAPLTVTRLRDLMMPVWAEFFYEVVFREPCPRTARDLIVGNADDVVSSLKCTGLRHMRRRDRLTRYLRRRIDAGDVPHRLPGVLTPQEQAYYLQGTFFNTAVVQSSEGMAHLLLAIAQHPDVQRRLVSDPHARYLGHVLEEVLREYPLFGIAHRITTADIDAGPAVIPAGSVVCFNYPAYERLGQPDPDRFDPGRWEGRSVKNAHHIPFGVAANRSCPAWRLSPIAMRAVTRVVLRRYRLRSSVSHTRSIPHRAPCLLLDAEDRPPAWRVRTALAVMRVRDRYEDVTRSVMQLVLGTWMVLDARRLKLCTNHFATHPLDGAPRRSACPVDHG; this is encoded by the coding sequence GTGAGGTCACTGCTCGGGGCGGGAGCGGCCGGCGTGGCGCTGTGGGTGGTCCAGCGCTGGCTGCCACGGTCGGTGGTCGCGCTGCGAGTGAGCATCTTCACCAGGGTCAACGGCGACGACGAGGTGACGCTGCCCGGCGAGCTCGGCGGCGTGGCGGCGGGCTCAGAGGTGTTCGAGCGCGTCTACGCCGATCCGGCGGCGAACGGCAGGAGCCGCGGAGCCGCGCTGTCGGACCTGTTCTGGTACTGGCTCGCGCCCGGACCCGAGGTCCACCAGGAGCATCTCGAGGCCGGGCCGCGGTACGACGAGGTCGCCCGTACGACGCGGGAGATCCTGTCGATGCCGACCCGTTCGATCGAGGACCTGGCGGCCGGTGCCACGGAGCGGGTGCTGCGGGAGCTTCCCGGCGCACCGCTGACCGTGACCCGGCTGCGCGACCTGATGATGCCGGTGTGGGCGGAGTTCTTCTACGAAGTGGTCTTCCGCGAGCCCTGCCCTCGTACCGCGCGCGACCTCATCGTCGGCAACGCCGACGACGTGGTCAGCTCGCTCAAGTGCACCGGCCTGCGGCACATGCGGCGCCGCGACCGCCTCACCCGGTATCTGCGGAGGCGGATCGACGCCGGTGACGTGCCGCACCGGCTGCCGGGCGTCCTCACGCCCCAGGAACAGGCGTACTACCTGCAGGGCACGTTCTTCAACACCGCCGTCGTCCAGTCCTCCGAGGGCATGGCGCACCTGCTGCTGGCCATCGCCCAGCATCCGGATGTCCAGCGACGGCTGGTGTCCGATCCGCACGCGCGGTACCTCGGCCACGTTCTCGAGGAGGTCCTGCGCGAGTATCCGCTCTTCGGCATCGCGCACCGGATCACCACCGCCGACATCGACGCCGGACCGGCCGTCATCCCGGCGGGCTCGGTGGTCTGCTTCAACTACCCGGCCTACGAGCGGCTCGGCCAGCCCGACCCGGACCGGTTCGACCCCGGCCGGTGGGAGGGGCGGTCCGTCAAGAACGCGCACCACATCCCGTTCGGCGTCGCGGCCAACCGGTCGTGCCCGGCGTGGCGGCTCTCGCCGATCGCGATGCGCGCGGTGACACGCGTGGTCCTGCGCCGTTATCGGCTGCGCTCGTCCGTCTCGCACACGCGCTCCATCCCGCACCGGGCACCCTGCCTGCTGCTCGACGCCGAGGACCGGCCACCGGCGTGGCGGGTACGCACGGCGCTCGCCGTCATGCGCGTCCGCGACCGGTACGAGGACGTGACGCGCAGCGTCATGCAGCTCGTGCTCGGCACCTGGATGGTGCTCGACGCACGCCGTCTCAAGTTGTGCACGAACCACTTCGCCACCCATCCACTGGACGGCGCGCCGCGCCGGAGCGCCTGCCCGGTCGACCACGGCTGA
- a CDS encoding DUF302 domain-containing protein: MSENGLVTVESGHSVPETIDRLAATVTAAGLKVFARVDHAAGATEAGMSLRPTELLIFGNPRGGTPLMQDRQTAGIDLPVKALAWEDEAGKVWLTYNTAAWVALRHDLGEESRAAVTAIDEGLRKVTGRAAG; this comes from the coding sequence ATGAGCGAGAACGGCCTGGTCACGGTGGAGAGCGGCCACTCCGTACCTGAGACGATCGACCGGCTCGCCGCCACCGTCACGGCCGCGGGCCTGAAGGTGTTCGCCCGCGTCGACCACGCGGCCGGCGCGACGGAGGCGGGGATGTCCCTGCGGCCGACGGAGCTTCTGATCTTCGGCAATCCACGGGGCGGAACACCTTTGATGCAGGATCGGCAGACCGCCGGCATCGACCTCCCGGTGAAGGCCCTGGCCTGGGAGGACGAGGCCGGCAAGGTGTGGCTGACCTACAACACGGCCGCCTGGGTCGCCCTGCGCCACGACCTCGGCGAGGAGAGCCGGGCCGCCGTCACGGCCATCGACGAGGGCCTGCGGAAGGTGACCGGCCGCGCAGCCGGCTGA
- a CDS encoding glycosyl hydrolase family 95 catalytic domain-containing protein, producing MNTRGRHPIRYVLALLALVAGTVNVVAIAPALASTSDAAFDSSTGALSVDYASYLAKHDIVYNRPNTNPAYGLTVGNGRTGAMAWSQNGLTMQVSGADLSEQSAYAAGLVNLYSNPGMDTGYSTYQQRLSLYDGVLTTKYDSNRTVTVMGSPNSEVMGIHVEDGRSNVSSVALDLSLWDPSTVSNVADVPDLNTWKTYSTFADSSGVGLSRGQTDANNFGYTLAATVEGANYTSQTVNGSKVRLNITPSSSYTIWFTAASRLNASNHDSVAQARSQLSSVKNTGYATTFANYKNFWHGFWQKSFVSYQNSSGDADYMENIYYLATYMIASGGYGNYPFHFINGVYRSTGDQTKWSNAYWYWNQRDVYNSFLASNHTDLMKTFNNLYSRNYAALKSYTNTRYGVDALWVPETMGWDGNARGTVGSDYTKNILSTGTEAAFNMYLQYRYTNDATYLRNTAYPFMRDVVRFYAAKLTKDGSGKYNMASSNAHETYWSVPGAITDLAAVKSLFPVTIQASQTLGLDADLRSQWQSILDNLAPYPTDGSAYLPHTPPIAQTRNDENVASEAIWPYNTTGIGAPDYQTALNTWNKRPFPYDNVWANDAIQAARLGLGDQAYNGMKTMLQKYQNFPNGLTANTNGVFEYLGVHLSVMNESLLQSYNDKIRVFPAVPSDSSFAGKFTLLAKNGFQVSSEREGGEIKYVGLKSLYGNSATVVNPWGTQQVRVRRASDNAIITTSSSGEITFSTAANTVYVVERTAKPLSSYSSTRLTGSANQDVKSLKNTSSTLGLGKTTSGTVNDTALTYDANWFGSSGRGLGDFNDDVHYSYTNGATAQYTFTGTGVDYLSEKNGDMGNVDVYIDNVFQTNVNLNVSGARQSQQTVYHKTGLAAGTHTIKIVNKTTSVGIVDALKITP from the coding sequence ATGAACACCCGCGGAAGACACCCGATCCGGTACGTGCTGGCGCTCCTCGCGCTGGTGGCCGGGACCGTGAACGTCGTGGCCATCGCCCCGGCACTGGCCTCCACCTCCGACGCCGCCTTCGACAGCTCGACCGGCGCCCTGAGCGTCGACTACGCGAGCTACCTGGCCAAGCACGACATCGTCTACAACCGGCCCAACACCAACCCCGCGTACGGGCTCACCGTCGGCAACGGCCGTACGGGCGCCATGGCCTGGAGTCAGAACGGCCTGACCATGCAGGTCTCCGGCGCCGACCTGTCCGAGCAGTCGGCGTACGCGGCCGGCCTGGTCAACCTGTACTCCAATCCCGGTATGGACACGGGCTACTCCACCTACCAGCAGCGGCTGTCGCTGTACGACGGAGTGCTGACGACAAAGTACGACTCGAACCGTACGGTGACCGTCATGGGATCGCCGAACTCGGAGGTCATGGGCATCCACGTCGAAGACGGCCGGAGCAACGTCTCCAGCGTGGCGCTGGACCTGAGCCTGTGGGATCCGAGCACGGTCAGCAACGTCGCCGACGTGCCGGACCTGAACACCTGGAAGACCTACTCCACCTTCGCCGACTCCAGCGGCGTGGGCCTGAGCCGTGGCCAGACCGACGCGAACAACTTCGGCTACACGCTCGCGGCGACGGTCGAGGGCGCGAACTACACCAGCCAGACCGTGAACGGCTCGAAGGTGCGTCTCAACATCACGCCGTCCTCCAGCTACACGATCTGGTTCACCGCGGCGAGCCGGCTCAACGCCTCGAACCACGACTCGGTCGCCCAGGCACGCAGCCAGCTCTCCTCCGTGAAGAACACCGGATACGCGACGACGTTCGCCAACTACAAGAACTTCTGGCACGGCTTCTGGCAGAAGTCCTTCGTGTCGTACCAGAACAGCTCGGGCGACGCGGACTACATGGAGAACATCTACTACCTGGCCACGTACATGATCGCCTCGGGCGGGTACGGCAACTACCCGTTCCACTTCATCAACGGCGTCTACCGCTCCACCGGTGACCAGACCAAGTGGAGCAACGCCTACTGGTACTGGAACCAGCGCGACGTCTACAACTCGTTCCTCGCCTCGAACCACACCGACCTGATGAAGACGTTCAACAACCTCTACAGCCGCAACTACGCCGCGCTGAAGTCGTACACGAACACCCGGTACGGCGTGGACGCCCTGTGGGTGCCGGAGACCATGGGCTGGGACGGCAACGCACGGGGGACCGTGGGCAGCGACTACACCAAGAACATCCTGTCCACGGGCACCGAGGCCGCCTTCAACATGTACCTGCAGTACCGGTACACCAACGACGCGACCTACCTGCGCAACACCGCCTACCCGTTCATGCGCGACGTCGTACGCTTCTACGCCGCCAAGCTGACCAAGGACGGCAGCGGCAAGTACAACATGGCCAGCTCGAACGCGCATGAGACGTACTGGAGCGTCCCGGGCGCGATCACCGACCTGGCCGCGGTGAAAAGCCTGTTCCCGGTGACCATCCAGGCGAGCCAGACCCTCGGCCTGGACGCCGACCTGCGGAGCCAGTGGCAGAGCATCCTGGACAACCTGGCGCCGTACCCGACCGACGGCAGCGCGTACCTGCCGCACACGCCGCCGATCGCCCAGACGAGGAACGACGAGAACGTCGCGTCGGAGGCGATCTGGCCCTACAACACGACCGGGATCGGAGCGCCGGACTACCAGACGGCGCTCAACACCTGGAACAAGCGGCCGTTCCCGTACGACAACGTGTGGGCCAACGACGCGATCCAGGCGGCCCGGCTGGGCCTGGGCGACCAGGCGTACAACGGCATGAAGACGATGCTGCAGAAGTACCAGAACTTCCCCAACGGGCTGACCGCCAACACGAACGGCGTCTTCGAGTACCTCGGTGTGCACCTGTCGGTGATGAACGAGTCGCTGCTGCAGAGCTACAACGACAAGATCCGGGTGTTCCCCGCGGTGCCGTCGGACTCCTCGTTCGCGGGCAAGTTCACGCTGCTGGCCAAGAACGGTTTCCAGGTCAGCTCCGAACGCGAGGGCGGGGAGATCAAGTACGTCGGCCTCAAGAGCCTGTACGGCAACTCCGCCACGGTGGTCAACCCGTGGGGGACCCAGCAGGTACGGGTACGCAGGGCCTCCGACAACGCGATCATCACGACCTCGTCGAGCGGTGAGATCACCTTCAGCACGGCGGCGAACACGGTGTACGTCGTGGAGCGCACCGCCAAGCCGCTGAGCTCCTACTCGTCCACCCGGCTCACGGGTAGCGCGAACCAGGACGTGAAGTCGCTGAAGAACACGAGCTCCACGCTGGGCCTGGGCAAGACCACGAGCGGGACGGTCAACGACACGGCACTGACGTACGACGCCAACTGGTTCGGCAGCAGCGGCCGCGGGCTGGGCGACTTCAACGACGACGTGCACTACAGCTACACGAACGGAGCGACGGCGCAGTACACGTTCACCGGCACCGGAGTCGACTACCTGTCGGAGAAGAACGGTGACATGGGCAACGTCGACGTCTACATCGACAACGTCTTCCAGACCAACGTCAACCTCAACGTGAGCGGCGCCCGGCAGTCACAGCAGACCGTCTACCACAAGACCGGGCTGGCGGCCGGCACCCACACGATCAAGATCGTCAACAAGACCACCTCGGTCGGGATCGTGGACGCCCTCAAGATCACCCCCTGA
- a CDS encoding NAD(P)-binding domain-containing protein encodes MPEGSVLDYLIIGAGPAGLQLGYYLQRSGRDYLIVERGTAPGTFFTSFPRHRQLISINKVHTGWDDPELNLRMDWNSLLSDEAAPLFTDYSPRYFPAADDMVRYLADFAGEHGLAIRYGTNIARIGRPEVFEAVADDGAVIRAKHVIMATGVSRPYVPDIPGIETAELYSDVSVDPSEFTGKRVLIIGKGNSAFETADNLVETASVIHVAGPSSIRMAWQTHFVGHLRAVNNNFLDTYQLKSQNAILDGNILGIERRADASYLVTVSFSRADEVTKDIPYDRVIAATGFRFDASIFEPECRPEMVIRGRFPAQTPEWESTNVPGLYFAGTITQPRDFKRSTSGFIHGFRYGARALHRILERRHHGETWPHDELAGTPAAVGEAVLERVNRTSALWQLFAFLGDVVTVAPDGTARYWPEIPVDLVETAVKDGFFGEVDGHLVVTLEYGKDHDRLDPFDINGRRIAQNDAGNALDGRYLHPVLRHYRAGTQVGEHHITENLENEWTHETVHRAPLFAFLEQALPGDEASGARG; translated from the coding sequence GTGCCAGAGGGTTCCGTCCTCGACTATCTGATCATCGGAGCGGGGCCTGCCGGGCTCCAACTGGGCTACTACCTGCAGCGATCGGGTCGTGACTATTTGATCGTCGAGCGGGGGACGGCGCCGGGCACGTTCTTCACCAGCTTCCCCCGGCACCGCCAGCTGATCTCCATCAACAAGGTCCACACCGGTTGGGACGATCCTGAACTCAACCTGAGAATGGACTGGAACTCTCTGCTGAGTGACGAAGCCGCGCCATTGTTCACGGACTACTCGCCGCGGTATTTTCCCGCCGCCGACGACATGGTCCGCTATCTGGCCGACTTCGCCGGCGAGCACGGACTGGCGATCCGCTATGGCACGAATATCGCGCGGATCGGCCGGCCCGAGGTGTTCGAGGCCGTGGCCGACGACGGCGCCGTGATCCGCGCCAAGCACGTGATCATGGCGACCGGGGTCTCCCGGCCCTATGTGCCCGACATCCCCGGGATCGAGACGGCGGAGCTGTACTCGGACGTGTCGGTCGACCCCTCCGAGTTCACCGGCAAGCGGGTGCTGATCATCGGCAAGGGCAACTCGGCGTTCGAGACCGCCGACAACCTCGTCGAGACCGCGTCGGTCATCCATGTCGCGGGGCCCAGCTCGATCAGGATGGCCTGGCAGACGCACTTCGTGGGCCATCTGCGGGCCGTCAACAACAACTTCCTGGACACCTACCAGCTCAAGTCGCAGAACGCGATCCTGGACGGGAACATCCTGGGCATCGAGCGCCGGGCCGACGCGTCGTACCTGGTGACGGTCAGCTTCTCGCGTGCCGACGAGGTCACCAAGGACATCCCGTACGACCGGGTCATCGCCGCGACCGGGTTCCGCTTCGACGCCTCGATCTTCGAGCCGGAGTGCCGCCCCGAGATGGTGATCCGCGGCCGTTTCCCCGCGCAGACCCCCGAGTGGGAGTCGACCAACGTGCCCGGCCTGTACTTCGCCGGGACGATCACGCAGCCCCGTGACTTCAAGAGGTCCACCAGCGGCTTCATCCACGGCTTCCGCTACGGCGCCCGCGCGCTGCACCGGATCCTGGAGCGGCGCCACCACGGCGAGACCTGGCCGCACGACGAGCTCGCGGGCACACCGGCGGCGGTCGGCGAGGCGGTGCTGGAGCGGGTCAACCGCACGTCCGCGCTGTGGCAGCTGTTCGCCTTCCTCGGCGACGTCGTGACGGTGGCGCCGGACGGCACCGCGCGGTACTGGCCCGAGATCCCGGTCGACCTCGTGGAGACGGCCGTCAAGGACGGGTTCTTCGGCGAGGTCGACGGCCACCTGGTCGTGACGCTGGAGTACGGCAAGGACCACGACCGCCTCGACCCGTTCGACATCAACGGGCGGCGGATCGCCCAGAACGACGCCGGGAACGCCCTCGACGGCCGCTACCTGCATCCGGTGCTACGGCACTACCGCGCGGGCACGCAGGTCGGCGAGCACCACATCACCGAGAACCTGGAGAACGAGTGGACGCACGAGACCGTGCACCGCGCGCCGCTGTTCGCCTTCCTGGAGCAGGCACTGCCGGGCGATGAGGCGTCCGGCGCACGGGGATGA
- a CDS encoding cation:proton antiporter, whose amino-acid sequence MTNTELAPVFFLAIVVILVACRVFALLLRGAQQPPVVAEMITGVILGPSLLGQLWPGAETYLFPQALRPVLYVVGQIGLVVFMFQSGYELRVGRLRSLAGTAGPIAAAGILVPGVLAVGLVVAARGWFDVSVRGTPFFVTALFVGVAVAITAFPMMARIITERGLAGTHFGAVALASGAIDDAVAWILLAAVLSLASASLHPVLLAVGGTLLFVGLLIVVHRGLGRVLAPRFSPETLLLVAIVPLLLAAWYTDRIGLYAVFGAFALGMVFPRTAETEQVMAVITPLGRVVFLPLFFTYSGLNTNFALLNNASVLLFALGCVVVAIAGKLVACTVAARAVGEPYDSAVRIGVLMNARGLMQLIALNVGLAAGIVSSRVFSVLVLVALVTTVMTAPLLALLDRRAGVSLPDEDPRPAPVT is encoded by the coding sequence ATGACCAACACCGAACTCGCCCCTGTCTTCTTCCTCGCCATCGTGGTCATCCTGGTGGCCTGCCGCGTGTTCGCCCTGCTGCTCCGCGGCGCGCAGCAACCCCCGGTGGTGGCCGAGATGATCACCGGTGTCATCCTCGGCCCGTCCCTGCTCGGGCAGCTGTGGCCGGGCGCCGAGACCTACCTTTTCCCGCAGGCGCTGCGGCCCGTCCTCTACGTGGTCGGCCAGATCGGCCTCGTCGTGTTCATGTTCCAGAGCGGGTACGAGCTGCGCGTGGGCCGGCTGCGCAGCCTGGCCGGCACGGCCGGTCCGATCGCGGCCGCCGGCATTCTCGTACCGGGCGTGCTCGCGGTGGGGCTCGTGGTCGCCGCGCGCGGCTGGTTCGACGTGTCGGTGCGCGGAACACCTTTCTTCGTCACGGCGCTCTTCGTCGGTGTCGCCGTCGCCATCACCGCGTTCCCGATGATGGCCCGGATCATCACCGAGCGGGGACTCGCCGGAACCCACTTCGGCGCCGTCGCGCTCGCGTCGGGCGCGATCGACGACGCGGTCGCCTGGATCCTGCTGGCCGCCGTGCTCAGCCTGGCGTCGGCGAGCCTGCATCCGGTCCTGCTCGCCGTCGGCGGCACCCTGCTGTTCGTCGGTCTGCTCATCGTGGTCCACCGCGGCCTCGGGCGCGTGCTGGCTCCCCGCTTCTCCCCGGAGACGCTGCTGCTGGTCGCCATCGTGCCGCTGCTGCTGGCCGCCTGGTACACCGACCGGATCGGCCTGTACGCGGTGTTCGGCGCGTTCGCCCTCGGCATGGTCTTTCCGCGTACGGCCGAGACCGAGCAGGTGATGGCCGTGATCACGCCGCTGGGCCGGGTGGTGTTCCTGCCGCTGTTCTTCACCTACTCGGGGCTCAACACGAACTTCGCGCTGCTCAACAACGCGAGCGTCCTGCTGTTCGCCCTCGGCTGCGTCGTCGTCGCGATCGCCGGCAAACTCGTCGCGTGCACCGTCGCCGCGAGGGCCGTCGGCGAACCCTACGACTCGGCCGTACGCATCGGCGTCCTGATGAACGCGCGTGGCCTGATGCAGCTGATCGCGCTCAACGTGGGCCTCGCGGCCGGCATCGTCTCGTCCCGGGTGTTCAGCGTGCTCGTCCTGGTCGCGCTCGTGACCACCGTCATGACCGCGCCGCTCCTGGCACTGCTCGACCGGCGCGCCGGCGTATCGCTGCCGGACGAGGATCCCCGGCCGGCACCGGTGACGTGA
- a CDS encoding right-handed parallel beta-helix repeat-containing protein encodes MTAGRRSVKYLSMLVAAAATLVVPGTVQSAGAAACIPSGTEAGINAALSGTGATAVLCPGAVFTLTNPVTFTAPNQVIETQGLPTDANRANLKVGGSLTTAINGNGQSGVTVENIQIDGGRPVLGRLDGGALMEMGASGSNQTVQNVYAHDTRSWSTLHIIEGPVTNSTPACQGAKILNNTIGPAGTDTPSGTWADGISLACGTSTVQGNTVQDATDGGIVIFGAPGSSVKNNTIVAKSRTLLGGINLVDYAPMNGNYTGTTVTGNTINAQSAFIKVGIAMGPQVWGCGTGTNYGASVTGNTLQGAHMGYGYAVNGVRDWTVTGNTDTSTHVGTPNAGCGGTVSAPGRFQVQASASSTLQPEFTSAQLTYVLGVAEHPPAGAVISLRSHANGRYVTADGTAPLIASGTSVGTAQQFDEIDQGGGAIALRAHANNQYVTAENGGAAALAANRGAIGQWETFALVHNGDGSVSLRANANNDYVTAENAGAAPLIANRTAIGPWEEFDLIQN; translated from the coding sequence ATGACTGCTGGCCGAAGATCGGTCAAGTACCTGTCCATGCTGGTGGCGGCCGCCGCCACCCTCGTCGTCCCCGGGACCGTGCAGAGCGCCGGCGCCGCCGCCTGCATCCCCTCCGGCACCGAGGCCGGCATCAACGCCGCTCTCTCAGGAACCGGCGCGACCGCCGTCCTGTGCCCCGGTGCCGTCTTCACCCTCACCAACCCGGTCACCTTCACCGCCCCGAACCAGGTGATCGAGACTCAAGGGCTGCCCACGGACGCCAACCGCGCCAACCTGAAGGTCGGAGGTTCGCTCACCACGGCGATCAACGGCAACGGCCAGTCCGGCGTGACGGTGGAGAACATCCAGATCGACGGTGGCCGTCCCGTCCTCGGCCGCCTCGACGGCGGCGCGCTGATGGAGATGGGCGCCTCCGGCTCGAACCAGACCGTGCAGAACGTCTACGCGCACGACACCCGTAGCTGGTCGACGCTGCACATCATCGAGGGCCCCGTCACGAACAGCACCCCGGCCTGCCAGGGCGCGAAGATCCTGAACAACACCATCGGCCCGGCCGGCACCGACACGCCCAGCGGCACGTGGGCCGACGGCATCTCGCTGGCCTGCGGCACCAGCACGGTCCAGGGCAACACCGTGCAGGACGCCACCGACGGCGGCATCGTGATCTTCGGTGCGCCCGGCTCGTCGGTGAAGAACAACACGATCGTGGCGAAGTCCCGGACGCTGCTCGGCGGCATCAACCTCGTCGACTACGCGCCCATGAACGGCAACTACACCGGCACCACCGTGACCGGGAACACCATCAACGCCCAGAGCGCCTTCATCAAGGTCGGCATCGCCATGGGGCCGCAGGTGTGGGGCTGCGGGACGGGCACCAACTACGGCGCCTCGGTGACCGGCAACACGCTGCAGGGCGCGCACATGGGCTACGGGTACGCCGTCAACGGCGTACGCGACTGGACCGTGACCGGCAACACCGACACCTCCACGCACGTCGGCACGCCCAATGCCGGCTGCGGTGGCACGGTCTCGGCGCCCGGCCGCTTCCAGGTCCAGGCATCGGCCTCCAGCACGCTGCAGCCCGAGTTCACCAGCGCCCAGCTGACCTACGTCCTCGGCGTCGCCGAGCATCCCCCGGCCGGGGCGGTGATCAGCCTGCGCTCCCACGCCAACGGCAGGTACGTCACGGCGGACGGCACCGCGCCGCTGATCGCCAGTGGCACGAGCGTCGGCACGGCGCAGCAGTTCGACGAGATCGACCAGGGCGGCGGCGCGATCGCGCTGCGGGCCCACGCCAACAACCAGTACGTCACCGCCGAGAACGGAGGCGCGGCGGCACTGGCCGCCAACCGCGGCGCCATCGGCCAGTGGGAGACGTTCGCGCTCGTCCACAACGGCGACGGCAGCGTCAGCCTGCGGGCGAACGCGAACAACGACTACGTCACGGCGGAGAACGCGGGCGCGGCACCCCTGATCGCGAACCGCACGGCCATCGGGCCATGGGAAGAGTTCGACCTCATTCAGAACTGA